Proteins from a genomic interval of Rosa chinensis cultivar Old Blush chromosome 2, RchiOBHm-V2, whole genome shotgun sequence:
- the LOC112187055 gene encoding stress-response A/B barrel domain-containing protein UP3: MTATVCLKATRSFLNPLPFSRSLSHPKHHHFLSFPKTRISSFATVTMSSSSVVEHIVLFKVKDDTDPSKLNSMLNGLNGLTSLDLTLHLTAGPLLRTRSSPFAFTHLLHSRYKTKDDLAAYNVHPGHLSVVKESVLPICDDVMAVDWVADGLTGPVGPSPGSAIRVTFLKLKEELGESAKGEILEVIKGIKGKFGEVGQISVGENFSPARAKGFSIASVAVFEGVSQMEAVDSKEELAKLEKDKVREYLDSVIVLDYVVPSPQSASL; this comes from the coding sequence ATGACGGCGACTGTGTGTCTCAAGGCCACTCGCTCCTTCTTAAACCCCCTTCCATTCTCTCGCTCCCTCTCACATCCCAAACACCACCACTTCCTCTCTTTCCCCAAAACCCGCATCTCCAGTTTCGCTACCGTCACCATGTCGTCATCCTCCGTCGTCGAGCACATCGTCCTTTTCAAGGTCAAAGACGACACCGACCCCTCCAAGCTCAACTCCATGCTCAACGGCCTCAACGGCCTGACCTCCCTCGATCTCACCCTCCACCTCACCGCCGGTCCCCTCCTCCGCACCCGATCCTCCCCCTTCGCCTTCACCCACCTCCTCCACAGCCGCTACAAGACCAAAGACGACCTCGCCGCCTATAACGTCCACCCGGGCCACCTCAGCGTCGTCAAGGAGTCCGTTCTCCCGATCTGCGATGACGTCATGGCCGTTGACTGGGTCGCGGATGGGTTGACGGGCCCGGTGGGTCCGTCGCCGGGGTCCGCGATTCGGGTCACGTTTTTGAAGTTGAAGGAGGAGCTGGGGGAGTCGGCGAAAGGTGAGATTTTGGAGGTGATTAAAGGGATTAAGGGCAAGTTCGGAGAGGTGGGGCAGATTAGTGTGGGAGAGAACTTCTCGCCGGCCAGGGCTAAAGGGTTTTCGATTGCTTCAGTGGCGGTTTTCGAGGGAGTGAGCCAGATGGAGGCCGTGGATTCGAAGGAGGAGCTGGCGAAGCTGGAGAAGGACAAAGTTAGGGAGTACTTGGACAGCGTCATTGTTCTTGATTATGTTGTTCCATCCCCCCAATCTGCAAGTCTCTGA
- the LOC112190694 gene encoding acyl-CoA-binding domain-containing protein 1-like — MAQALQEEFKEYAEKAKSLPSTTKDADKLVLYGLYKQATIGSVNTNRPGFFSTTERAKWDAWKAVEGKIQEEAIAEYIEKVKQLLAAST; from the exons ATGGCTCAGGCTCTTCAG GAGGAATTTAAAGAATATGCAGAGAAGGCCAAGTCTCTGCCCTCGACAACAAAGGATGCAGATAAACTAGTACTCTACGGCCTATACAAGCAAGCAACCATCGGCTCCGTTAATACTA ATCGACCTGGGTTCTTTAGCACAACTGAGAGGGCCAAATGGGATGCTTGGAAAGCAGTTGAAG GAAAGATCCAAGAAGAAGCAATTGCTGAATACATTGAAAAGGTGAAGCAGCTGCTTGCAGCTTCCACATAA